From the genome of Desulfovibrio porci, one region includes:
- a CDS encoding sodium:solute symporter family protein, which produces MLLDALIWIAYIAVFVWLARKGQGHDALTTGRVGFGIQAFAYVATYISAVALVGFGGLAYVYGLQMLLVAAGNVWLGTWIVYRFLAWPTRLCQRNLQARTPTQLLAKGHKSPLLGKALALLFAVFLGVYASAVIKGAALLLAQILPLPVWSLIWLVALLVGFAVFVGGLRGVLYTEAMQGFVMLVGICMLVWAVFSKVGGPIQGIADLAGLPATVKANEGFLALSSGEQGWFIISLVVVTSIAVWAQPQMIQRHFALNSAKQVNRITPLAMLVLTVLVGGAYFVASLSRLILPEVASPDEVMPTLVKMLLPNVGLQIFVLAIVSASLSTATAIFHIAVSAIAEDLPGRKASRPMWLLGIAFCVLLSGGCAQIKGQLIALLCTTSWSIVGATVLVAYVALVRFGQRSSLAAWMSCVAGFASCMLWYLLAHKSFALTPLLWEQAALIPPFFVGFAFSLAGWLLGWGLDKEGRKASSFWPTANA; this is translated from the coding sequence ATGCTGCTCGACGCCCTGATCTGGATCGCCTACATCGCCGTTTTCGTCTGGCTGGCCCGCAAGGGACAGGGGCACGACGCTCTGACCACGGGCCGCGTGGGTTTCGGCATTCAGGCATTCGCCTATGTGGCAACCTATATTTCCGCCGTGGCCCTGGTGGGCTTCGGCGGGCTGGCCTATGTCTACGGTCTGCAAATGCTTCTGGTGGCGGCCGGCAACGTCTGGCTGGGCACCTGGATCGTTTACCGCTTCCTGGCCTGGCCCACCCGGCTCTGCCAACGCAATCTCCAGGCCCGTACTCCCACTCAACTGCTGGCCAAAGGACACAAAAGCCCTCTTCTGGGCAAGGCCCTGGCCCTGCTTTTCGCGGTGTTTCTTGGGGTCTACGCTTCGGCGGTCATCAAGGGCGCGGCTCTGTTGCTGGCCCAGATTCTGCCGCTGCCGGTCTGGTCGCTGATCTGGCTGGTGGCCCTGCTGGTGGGCTTCGCCGTTTTTGTGGGCGGCCTGCGCGGCGTGCTCTATACTGAGGCCATGCAGGGTTTCGTGATGCTGGTGGGCATCTGCATGCTGGTCTGGGCCGTATTCAGCAAAGTGGGCGGCCCCATCCAGGGCATTGCCGATCTGGCCGGACTGCCCGCCACGGTCAAGGCCAATGAAGGCTTTCTGGCCCTCTCCAGCGGTGAGCAGGGCTGGTTCATCATCTCCCTGGTGGTGGTGACCTCCATCGCCGTCTGGGCCCAACCGCAGATGATTCAGCGCCATTTCGCCCTGAACTCGGCAAAACAGGTCAACCGGATCACCCCTTTGGCCATGCTGGTGCTCACTGTGCTGGTGGGCGGAGCCTACTTTGTGGCTTCGCTTTCCCGCTTGATCCTGCCGGAAGTGGCGTCGCCGGACGAAGTGATGCCTACCCTGGTCAAAATGCTGCTGCCCAACGTGGGTCTGCAGATCTTTGTGCTGGCCATTGTGTCGGCCTCCCTTTCCACGGCCACGGCCATTTTCCATATCGCCGTCTCGGCCATTGCCGAGGATCTGCCGGGGCGCAAGGCCTCGCGCCCCATGTGGCTGCTGGGCATCGCCTTCTGCGTGCTGCTTTCCGGCGGCTGCGCGCAGATCAAGGGGCAGCTTATCGCCCTGCTCTGCACCACAAGCTGGAGCATAGTGGGCGCCACGGTGCTGGTGGCCTATGTGGCGCTTGTGCGCTTCGGCCAGCGCAGTTCCCTGGCTGCCTGGATGAGCTGCGTGGCTGGTTTCGCAAGCTGCATGCTCTGGTATCTGCTGGCGCACAAGAGTTTCGCGTTGACGCCGCTGCTCTGGGAGCAGGCCGCGCTGATTCCGCCCTTCTTTGTCGGCTTCGCTTTTTCCCTGGCGGGCTGGCTGCTGGGCTGGGGCCTGGACAAGGAAGGCCGCAAGGCTTCCTCTTTCTGGCCGACGGCCAACGCTTGA
- a CDS encoding TetR/AcrR family transcriptional regulator — protein MNKSKKEALLQAAKELFGECGYVETTFKKISDRAGVALGLLTHHYGNKEKLFLASGLDVLEHFLVKLREATADADSGFDAVMHYCKAYLDFSIDKNSNWLVLVRCSPYSDMKTKTDRDLMDSMFSQVHQLLETLIARGVNDGSLAKVDSKSTAQIIISLMVGANRTRVLTPYALPTLYSDVLDFVARAIRA, from the coding sequence ATGAACAAAAGCAAAAAAGAAGCCTTGCTCCAGGCGGCCAAAGAGCTTTTTGGCGAATGCGGCTATGTGGAAACCACATTCAAGAAAATCTCCGACCGCGCCGGTGTGGCTCTGGGTCTTCTGACCCATCACTACGGCAACAAGGAAAAACTGTTTCTGGCCTCGGGCCTGGATGTGCTGGAGCATTTCCTGGTCAAGCTGCGCGAAGCCACCGCCGACGCGGATTCCGGCTTCGACGCAGTGATGCACTACTGCAAGGCCTACCTGGATTTTTCCATTGACAAGAACTCCAACTGGCTGGTGCTGGTGCGCTGTTCCCCGTACAGCGACATGAAGACCAAGACGGACCGCGACCTGATGGATTCCATGTTCTCGCAGGTCCACCAGTTGCTGGAAACGCTCATCGCTCGCGGAGTCAATGACGGCAGTCTGGCCAAAGTGGACAGCAAGTCCACGGCGCAGATAATTATTTCACTGATGGTCGGGGCCAACCGCACCCGGGTGTTGACCCCCTATGCCCTGCCCACGCTGTACAGCGACGTGCTTGACTTCGTGGCCCGCGCCATCAGGGCTTGA